The following are encoded together in the Roseivirga misakiensis genome:
- a CDS encoding TonB-dependent receptor — protein MRHFLTVLLLTISFSASAQYWVIKGNVLDSTQNKPLKFATVLFINLADSTAKAYSTNDLGGFRISNVVNGRYQLSISYVGFKKYAKNFEIKDGSLNLGNIQLGLDAKNLQEVTVEGLTERIRQNGDTTEINAAAYKVNPDATAEDLIEKMPSVVISNGQVQAQGENVSRVLVDGREFFGDDPNAALKNLPAEMIERIQIYDQASDQAQFTGFLDGETSKTMNIITKASMRNGEFGRVYAGAGTDETYNIGGSINLFRPKARTTILAQTNNINIQNFSTSDLLGITSGGGRRGRGGRGGGGGGGGAGGGGGARFTNGGNASNFQVGQQGGINETRAVGINYSYEDQKRIKFSGSYFFNQSDNSSDESIFRQFTLPENEGQTYAENSFSPSRNTNHRFSGQLEYKINDKNSIIMRPRFTFQDNSGSALVTGTTQLGDELLNQINTENTSALEAFSFSNNILFRHSFEKRGRTFSINLNTGLNNNNGESFLLSETDFFVGTGRSTDFNQFSDANTDGFNMRVNATYTEPLADRSSVLFTYAYSYQFNDTDTETFDFNEGNDGYTDLNIPLSNTFENDYYTHRGTIGYNLRGEKSTFTLRGTIQHAILDNDQTFPFEDNVDRQFNNFIPNISYRYRVGRSSNFTFNYRASTNSPSVTQLQSVIDNTDPLNISAGNPELDQRYQHSATIRYNKINTESSHSFFTLLSSTFSDNYIGNSTTIASRGNTVVDGINLQPGATFSKPVNLEGYWNVRSFISYGMPLGFIKSNLNFTGTVSYTQTPELINDELNKAQTPAVGIGLVLSSNISEKVDFTLSSNSTFSSVSNTLQTTANTEFFTQATRLRLNWIFGPSFVFRSTVSHTANSGLADGFNQNFILWNMEAGKKFLKDKAELKLTIFDLLKQNQNIRRSITGSYIEDNQTQILTQYFMLSFVYNIRSFGQGQAPVENDRLQELRRRFGNGQGGFGGRGGRGGGNGEW, from the coding sequence ATGCGTCATTTTTTAACAGTATTACTACTTACAATATCATTTTCAGCATCGGCCCAATATTGGGTAATCAAGGGTAACGTTTTGGATAGTACCCAGAACAAACCACTGAAATTTGCCACAGTGCTTTTTATCAATTTGGCCGATTCTACTGCCAAAGCATATTCCACTAATGACTTAGGAGGGTTTAGAATATCGAACGTGGTAAACGGCAGGTATCAACTGTCTATTTCCTATGTAGGATTCAAAAAATACGCTAAGAATTTCGAGATAAAGGACGGATCACTCAACCTTGGCAATATTCAATTAGGACTTGATGCTAAGAACCTACAAGAGGTAACCGTAGAGGGACTTACAGAACGGATTCGACAAAATGGTGATACTACAGAAATTAATGCCGCAGCATACAAGGTAAATCCAGATGCAACTGCGGAAGACCTAATCGAAAAAATGCCGAGCGTGGTCATTTCAAATGGGCAAGTTCAAGCCCAAGGTGAAAATGTGTCACGCGTTTTGGTTGATGGTAGGGAGTTCTTTGGCGATGATCCCAATGCTGCTTTAAAGAATCTACCTGCTGAAATGATTGAACGCATCCAAATTTATGATCAAGCGAGTGATCAGGCCCAATTTACGGGTTTCCTAGATGGAGAAACCTCTAAAACCATGAACATCATAACCAAGGCGAGTATGCGGAATGGTGAATTTGGCAGGGTTTACGCTGGTGCAGGTACAGATGAAACGTATAATATTGGTGGTAGCATCAACCTTTTTAGGCCCAAGGCTCGAACTACAATACTCGCCCAAACAAATAACATTAACATACAAAACTTCTCGACTAGCGATCTCTTGGGGATAACTTCTGGCGGCGGTAGACGAGGCCGTGGCGGTAGAGGCGGCGGAGGTGGAGGTGGAGGCGCTGGCGGTGGCGGCGGTGCTAGATTCACCAACGGTGGAAATGCCAGTAACTTTCAAGTAGGCCAGCAAGGGGGAATTAATGAAACCCGTGCGGTCGGGATAAATTACTCTTATGAGGATCAAAAACGGATAAAATTCAGCGGTAGCTATTTCTTTAATCAATCTGACAACTCATCTGATGAATCGATATTCAGACAGTTTACTTTACCGGAAAACGAGGGTCAGACTTATGCAGAAAATAGTTTTTCCCCTAGTCGAAATACCAATCATCGCTTCAGTGGCCAATTAGAATATAAAATCAATGATAAGAACTCGATTATCATGCGTCCTAGGTTCACTTTTCAAGACAACTCTGGCTCTGCATTAGTAACTGGAACTACTCAATTAGGAGACGAATTATTGAATCAGATCAATACCGAAAATACGTCGGCATTAGAAGCTTTTAGCTTTAGCAACAACATACTTTTCAGACACTCTTTCGAAAAACGTGGCAGAACTTTCTCGATAAACTTAAATACAGGACTGAATAACAATAACGGAGAGAGCTTCTTACTCTCAGAAACAGACTTTTTCGTTGGAACGGGCAGATCAACGGATTTCAATCAATTCTCGGATGCTAACACCGACGGGTTTAACATGCGGGTGAATGCTACCTATACAGAACCATTAGCTGATAGAAGCTCAGTATTATTTACATATGCTTACAGCTATCAGTTTAACGATACCGACACTGAAACTTTCGATTTTAACGAAGGGAACGATGGTTATACAGATTTGAATATTCCGCTAAGTAACACATTCGAAAATGACTATTATACTCATAGAGGTACAATAGGTTATAACCTCAGAGGAGAGAAATCTACCTTTACACTTAGAGGAACTATACAGCATGCTATTTTGGATAATGATCAGACCTTCCCTTTCGAGGATAATGTGGATCGTCAATTCAACAACTTTATACCGAACATAAGCTACAGATATAGAGTAGGCAGATCGAGCAACTTTACTTTTAACTATCGAGCATCAACAAACTCACCGTCTGTTACACAACTACAAAGCGTGATTGATAATACGGATCCTTTGAACATTTCTGCCGGTAATCCAGAGCTTGATCAGCGTTACCAGCACTCGGCAACTATTCGCTATAATAAAATCAATACCGAAAGTTCGCATAGCTTTTTCACCTTATTGAGCAGTACTTTTTCAGATAACTATATCGGAAATAGCACTACAATTGCATCAAGAGGAAATACAGTCGTAGATGGAATAAACCTACAGCCAGGCGCTACTTTTAGCAAACCTGTAAACCTAGAAGGTTATTGGAATGTAAGAAGCTTTATCTCATACGGAATGCCTTTAGGCTTTATCAAATCCAATCTAAATTTTACGGGTACGGTATCATATACCCAAACTCCCGAATTGATTAACGATGAACTTAACAAAGCGCAAACTCCTGCTGTAGGCATTGGTCTTGTATTAAGTAGTAACATCAGTGAAAAAGTCGATTTTACACTTTCAAGCAACTCTACATTTAGCTCGGTATCGAATACGCTACAAACTACAGCCAACACAGAATTCTTTACCCAAGCGACTAGGTTAAGATTAAACTGGATTTTCGGGCCAAGTTTCGTGTTCCGTTCTACTGTTAGCCATACGGCAAACTCAGGTTTAGCAGATGGATTTAATCAAAATTTTATACTCTGGAATATGGAGGCGGGTAAGAAGTTCTTGAAAGACAAAGCTGAATTGAAGCTAACAATCTTTGACTTACTCAAGCAAAACCAAAACATACGCCGATCGATCACTGGTTCGTATATCGAGGATAACCAAACTCAAATCTTGACTCAATATTTCATGCTATCATTTGTCTACAATATTCGATCGTTCGGACAAGGACAGGCACCAGTTGAAAACGATAGACTTCAAGAGTTAAGACGTCGTTTTGGAAATGGTCAAGGTGGATTCGGTGGCCGTGGAGGTCGAGGAGGGGGAAATGGTGAATGGTAA
- a CDS encoding DUF2975 domain-containing protein yields the protein MSLELGERYGFDSTVDAFTKVSGSFKGVPFASGSITPKNYYFSIFGEELPFYLSKLPLIGISTAVFLFISLLVKLLRSIEEREFFSLANVKRLRYMGLTFMIVQVAVWVYRWLYISFIDKNLVIEGMYKISSGFSLNFDFIYSYFFLGLMILLIANAFEHGLKLKEEQELTI from the coding sequence ATGAGCTTAGAACTTGGAGAGCGCTATGGATTTGATTCAACTGTTGACGCATTTACGAAAGTTTCTGGCTCATTTAAGGGAGTACCTTTCGCTTCAGGGAGCATTACCCCAAAAAATTATTACTTCTCCATTTTCGGTGAAGAATTGCCATTTTACCTTAGTAAGCTGCCTTTGATAGGTATCAGTACGGCCGTGTTCCTATTTATATCTTTATTAGTCAAGCTTTTAAGGTCAATTGAGGAGCGAGAGTTCTTTAGTTTAGCGAATGTTAAGAGGTTGCGGTACATGGGGCTTACATTTATGATAGTACAGGTTGCAGTTTGGGTTTATCGATGGCTCTATATCAGTTTTATTGATAAGAACCTTGTGATAGAAGGGATGTATAAAATCAGTAGTGGTTTTTCTCTCAATTTCGATTTCATATACTCATATTTCTTTTTGGGTTTAATGATTCTCCTAATCGCCAACGCTTTTGAGCATGGCCTTAAGTTGAAAGAAGAACAGGAGCTAACGATATAA
- a CDS encoding co-chaperone GroES, giving the protein MELTADNRLKKLIVVGDRLLIRPKKNAEKTESGLYLPPGVQEREKVQTGYVLKVGPGYPIPLPTDEDEHWKNNDEKVKYVPLQAEEGDLAIFLQKSAVEIIYQGEKLFIVPQASVLMLEREQDL; this is encoded by the coding sequence ATGGAATTAACTGCTGACAACAGACTCAAAAAACTCATTGTAGTTGGAGATAGGTTATTAATTAGACCAAAAAAGAATGCCGAAAAGACGGAAAGTGGTCTTTATTTACCGCCAGGTGTTCAAGAAAGAGAAAAAGTTCAGACGGGTTATGTATTGAAAGTTGGGCCAGGATACCCCATCCCGTTGCCTACAGACGAGGATGAACATTGGAAAAATAATGATGAAAAGGTGAAATATGTGCCATTACAGGCCGAAGAAGGAGATTTAGCTATTTTTCTTCAAAAGAGTGCCGTGGAGATTATTTACCAAGGAGAAAAATTATTCATCGTTCCTCAGGCATCCGTTTTAATGCTGGAGCGCGAACAAGATCTGTGA
- a CDS encoding flavin monoamine oxidase family protein has protein sequence MHTVIIIGAGLSGLTTAFQLNKVGIECLVLEARDLPGGRIKTLDGPIEMGATWLGDQHGHLRSLLKALKIDLFEQFTHGKISYEAKHDQPIQVFDMPAGQAPSYRIKGGSSTIIHSLIEQIPNVAISYNAIVDRIEEVDQGITVYLNNGESYNSEFVVLTTPPQLTQDKIAFDPPLPESKRALMKNTHTWMGESIKYAVRYNSPFWKTKGFSGMGFSQAGVLQEVHDHCNFEESTFVLKGFLNPNLRAFRKTDREQMVISTLARLFGEEATEFISYYEHVWQNDHFTSISNPIAVAPHQNNGHSLLREPLLDGKLIFSGTESSPVYAGYMDGAVYSGLLSAKMITDKLEKVNP, from the coding sequence ATGCATACCGTGATCATTATAGGCGCAGGCTTATCAGGCCTTACGACTGCTTTCCAATTAAATAAAGTAGGGATTGAGTGTTTGGTTTTAGAGGCGAGAGATTTACCCGGTGGAAGAATTAAAACTTTGGACGGTCCCATAGAAATGGGTGCTACTTGGCTGGGTGATCAGCATGGGCATTTACGATCACTGCTCAAAGCGTTAAAGATTGACCTATTCGAGCAATTCACTCACGGCAAAATATCTTACGAAGCCAAACACGATCAACCTATCCAAGTATTTGACATGCCAGCTGGCCAAGCTCCTTCTTATCGTATAAAAGGTGGAAGCAGCACGATAATTCACTCCTTGATTGAGCAAATACCAAATGTGGCCATCAGCTATAACGCTATTGTCGATCGAATTGAGGAAGTTGATCAAGGTATTACTGTGTATTTGAATAATGGCGAATCTTACAATTCTGAATTTGTAGTGTTAACAACGCCTCCACAACTCACACAAGATAAGATCGCATTTGATCCTCCCCTGCCCGAAAGCAAAAGAGCCCTTATGAAAAATACGCATACTTGGATGGGAGAATCTATAAAATATGCCGTTCGATATAACTCTCCTTTTTGGAAAACCAAAGGCTTTTCAGGAATGGGATTCTCTCAAGCCGGTGTACTTCAAGAAGTTCATGATCATTGCAATTTTGAAGAAAGCACTTTCGTTCTTAAAGGCTTTTTAAACCCCAACCTAAGAGCATTTAGAAAGACTGATAGGGAACAAATGGTAATTAGTACGCTAGCAAGGCTGTTTGGTGAAGAAGCCACCGAGTTCATTAGCTACTACGAACATGTTTGGCAAAACGATCACTTTACTTCTATTTCAAATCCTATAGCTGTTGCACCGCATCAAAATAACGGACATTCGTTACTGCGAGAGCCATTGTTAGATGGAAAACTAATCTTCTCAGGCACAGAGTCCTCTCCAGTTTATGCTGGCTACATGGATGGAGCCGTTTATAGTGGCCTTTTAAGCGCCAAAATGATTACTGATAAATTAGAGAAAGTAAATCCTTAG
- a CDS encoding DUF2975 domain-containing protein, giving the protein MKISKVLLWIVNIAMIGSIVIFISFILVHEIYAPIEKSQKERNLEGALSMTEYHKLSNRFYDLDYFFIYRDGEVLIDAFMLSSDKIGKSFDYSNATKADFLEVKTAKGESFMPNVSETFSVPISAERIGFFNNLARLLIFASWLFFFLQLIWLRKLIKNTADGNFFEESNVGVFTKLGILYVALPIVLAIINGLVHNLIIPDDLSLPAGYQLVTKDTEFQFQYLFVGLMLLLISQAFKQGLRLRKEQELTI; this is encoded by the coding sequence ATGAAAATCTCGAAAGTACTGCTTTGGATAGTCAACATCGCCATGATAGGGAGCATTGTGATATTCATATCATTCATACTCGTTCATGAAATTTATGCTCCAATTGAGAAGTCTCAGAAGGAGCGAAACCTGGAAGGAGCGCTTAGTATGACAGAGTATCATAAACTAAGTAATAGGTTTTATGATCTGGACTACTTTTTTATTTACAGAGATGGAGAAGTTTTGATAGATGCCTTTATGCTCAGTAGTGATAAGATTGGAAAAAGCTTCGATTACAGCAATGCAACCAAGGCTGATTTTTTGGAAGTGAAGACTGCTAAAGGTGAATCCTTTATGCCGAATGTTTCCGAAACGTTTTCTGTTCCAATCTCAGCTGAGCGGATTGGTTTCTTCAATAACCTCGCTCGCCTGCTGATATTTGCTTCATGGTTATTCTTTTTTCTACAGCTGATTTGGTTGAGAAAACTGATCAAAAATACGGCTGACGGTAATTTTTTTGAGGAATCCAATGTAGGCGTCTTTACCAAACTGGGTATCCTTTATGTGGCTTTACCGATTGTTTTGGCCATTATCAACGGGCTGGTCCATAACCTCATTATACCAGATGATTTGTCATTACCTGCCGGTTATCAGCTGGTAACAAAGGACACGGAATTTCAATTTCAATACTTGTTTGTTGGCCTAATGCTTTTGCTCATTTCACAGGCTTTTAAGCAAGGTTTAAGACTAAGAAAAGAACAGGAATTAACTATTTAA
- a CDS encoding DNA recombination protein RmuC produces MDFIWLACGIVLGTIIGWLFTQLRRKGSGSDELLGRLQLAEERFKTTNTNLTEVKSELLSEREKNQDQSNELTRVNTEFKNLELKLHEQQYEIGRLNEKFAIEFKNLANEIFEEKSKKFTAQNKVNLQDILSPLKEKIGEFQKRVEETNKDGAERNTKLSEQIKYLSELNKRITKEAEQLTKALKGDAKTQGNWGEVILERILEKSGLEKGREYETQTAKIGEDGKRYQPDVVVSLPEERHIIIDAKVSLTAYERFTSASDEEERAIQLKLHIGSIKSHIKGLSDKKYQNLYGLDGLDFVFLFIPIEPAFMIAVQEDPDLFNEAYAQNIVIISPTTLMATLRTISSIWKQEYQSKNAIEIARQSGALYDKFVGFTEDLRKIGDNLTTTQKNYAAALNKLTDGQDNLIRKTEKIKKLGAKTSKHLHPSLLNKGIEE; encoded by the coding sequence ATGGATTTCATTTGGCTTGCATGCGGTATAGTGCTCGGTACCATCATCGGTTGGTTATTCACGCAACTTCGTCGTAAAGGATCGGGTTCGGATGAATTATTGGGCAGGCTCCAATTAGCTGAAGAACGTTTTAAAACTACCAATACCAATCTTACCGAGGTAAAATCAGAGCTTTTATCTGAAAGAGAAAAAAATCAAGACCAAAGTAATGAGTTGACGAGGGTAAACACCGAGTTTAAAAATCTAGAGTTAAAACTTCACGAACAGCAATATGAGATCGGTAGGCTAAACGAAAAATTCGCCATCGAATTTAAAAACTTAGCAAACGAGATTTTTGAGGAGAAGAGCAAGAAATTTACGGCTCAAAACAAAGTCAACCTTCAGGATATTTTAAGCCCCCTAAAAGAGAAAATCGGTGAGTTTCAAAAACGAGTTGAAGAAACCAATAAGGACGGCGCTGAAAGAAACACCAAGCTATCGGAGCAGATTAAATACTTAAGTGAACTCAATAAGCGAATCACAAAAGAAGCTGAACAGTTGACTAAAGCGCTGAAAGGTGATGCCAAAACACAAGGCAATTGGGGTGAAGTAATCTTAGAACGCATTTTAGAAAAATCAGGGTTAGAAAAAGGTAGAGAATATGAAACTCAGACTGCTAAGATTGGTGAAGATGGAAAAAGATATCAACCTGATGTGGTCGTTTCATTGCCAGAAGAAAGGCATATAATTATTGATGCAAAAGTATCCCTAACAGCATATGAACGATTTACTAGTGCCAGTGATGAGGAAGAAAGGGCAATTCAATTAAAACTTCACATAGGATCAATCAAATCACACATTAAGGGTTTAAGCGATAAGAAATATCAAAATTTATATGGACTAGACGGTCTGGACTTTGTATTTCTCTTTATTCCGATTGAGCCTGCTTTCATGATTGCTGTACAAGAAGACCCAGATTTGTTTAATGAGGCTTACGCTCAAAATATCGTCATTATTAGCCCGACAACACTCATGGCAACGCTCAGAACGATCTCTTCCATTTGGAAGCAAGAGTATCAAAGCAAAAATGCTATTGAAATTGCAAGGCAGAGCGGAGCACTCTACGATAAATTTGTTGGTTTTACAGAAGACCTGAGGAAAATCGGCGACAATTTGACTACTACACAGAAGAATTATGCTGCTGCGCTAAACAAATTGACTGATGGCCAAGACAACCTGATTCGCAAGACTGAAAAAATCAAAAAGTTGGGTGCAAAAACAAGTAAACATTTACACCCCTCGTTGCTTAACAAAGGTATAGAAGAATAA
- a CDS encoding fatty acid desaturase family protein, whose product MNYKAIKFSRTNQAEFISDLRKRVKTYFDSNEISVYGNATMVTKTVAMFLMYFGPYVLMLTGVITQPWLILLMWVIMGFGMSGIGLSIMHDANHGSYSKNKKVNKILSYVMNLIGASSFNWKIQHNVLHHSYTNIEGVDEDIDPGILMRLSPHAKHYRLHKFQHIYGWFFYAIMTFLWLTSKDFVQLNRYKKMGLIKGQKRTYRSVLIETIFSKVAYYAYALVLPLIFIQAPWWLIVVGFLLMHIITGLWIALIFQPAHVMPHSDYPIPDNIGNMENNWAVHQLFTTTNFSPKSKLFFWYVGGLNYQIEHHLFPNICHVHYKRISKIVRETAKEYGLPYNLEPTFVSAIASHARMLKSLGQIKTV is encoded by the coding sequence ATGAATTACAAAGCCATAAAATTCTCCCGTACAAACCAAGCGGAATTCATTAGTGATCTCCGAAAGCGAGTAAAAACGTATTTCGACTCCAACGAAATCTCTGTTTACGGGAATGCAACAATGGTGACCAAAACTGTTGCGATGTTTTTAATGTATTTCGGCCCTTACGTACTTATGCTAACTGGGGTGATTACGCAGCCTTGGCTAATTTTACTCATGTGGGTGATTATGGGCTTCGGTATGTCTGGAATTGGTCTTTCGATCATGCACGACGCTAATCACGGTTCTTATTCTAAGAACAAAAAAGTAAATAAGATTTTGAGTTATGTGATGAACCTCATTGGAGCGAGTTCATTTAACTGGAAAATTCAACATAACGTCTTACATCACTCCTACACTAACATTGAGGGTGTAGACGAAGATATTGACCCAGGAATTTTAATGAGGTTATCCCCTCACGCTAAGCATTATAGACTTCACAAGTTTCAACATATCTATGGCTGGTTTTTTTATGCCATCATGACATTTCTTTGGCTTACGTCTAAAGATTTTGTTCAATTGAACAGGTATAAGAAAATGGGCCTTATAAAAGGGCAAAAGAGAACTTATAGAAGCGTTCTTATTGAAACCATATTTTCAAAGGTTGCCTATTATGCCTATGCGCTCGTATTACCTTTGATCTTCATTCAAGCTCCTTGGTGGTTGATCGTTGTTGGCTTCTTGTTAATGCATATCATCACTGGACTTTGGATTGCGCTAATTTTCCAACCAGCACACGTAATGCCGCATTCAGATTACCCTATTCCAGATAATATTGGGAATATGGAGAATAACTGGGCAGTTCACCAATTATTTACAACCACTAATTTCTCGCCTAAGAGTAAATTATTCTTTTGGTACGTTGGTGGATTAAATTATCAAATCGAACATCATTTATTTCCAAATATTTGTCATGTTCACTATAAGCGTATTTCGAAAATTGTGAGAGAAACAGCCAAAGAATATGGCTTACCTTATAATCTAGAACCTACTTTTGTTTCTGCCATTGCCAGTCATGCGCGTATGCTGAAATCTTTAGGTCAAATAAAGACTGTTTAA
- the hemB gene encoding porphobilinogen synthase has protein sequence MDIRPRRNRKSAAIRNMVEETQVKTSDFIFPLFLLEGAGSKVEVDSMPGIFRLGLDPMLKEIEECVKLGIHTFDIFPVVDEHYKDKLATKSHDTSFFYHKALKKIKQEFPEVAIMTDVALDPYSSDGHDGIVENGKILNDETLEVLGKQALSQAACGIDIIGPSDMMDGRVGYIREVLDDAGFSEVSIMSYTAKYASAFYGPFRDALDSAPKSGDKKTYQMNPANQREALIEADLDVDEGADFLMVKPALAYLDVIKLLKDNYAQPIAAYNVSGEYAMLKAAAEKGWLDYDRVMAETLLSIKRAGADIILTYHAKEFAQL, from the coding sequence ATGGATATCAGACCGAGAAGAAATAGAAAATCTGCGGCTATCAGAAATATGGTGGAAGAAACGCAAGTAAAAACAAGTGACTTCATATTTCCACTGTTCTTGCTAGAAGGGGCTGGTAGCAAAGTAGAAGTTGATTCAATGCCGGGGATTTTTCGACTTGGTTTGGATCCTATGCTAAAGGAAATTGAGGAATGTGTGAAGTTGGGAATTCATACTTTCGATATTTTCCCAGTGGTAGATGAACATTATAAAGACAAACTAGCTACTAAGAGTCATGACACTAGTTTCTTTTACCATAAGGCGCTAAAAAAGATCAAACAGGAATTCCCTGAGGTAGCTATTATGACCGATGTTGCGTTGGATCCTTATAGTTCCGATGGACACGATGGCATTGTAGAAAATGGTAAAATCCTAAATGACGAAACGCTCGAAGTCTTAGGTAAACAAGCACTATCTCAAGCAGCTTGTGGTATCGATATCATAGGCCCATCTGATATGATGGATGGTCGTGTTGGCTACATCAGAGAGGTTTTGGATGATGCTGGGTTTTCGGAAGTTTCTATCATGTCTTATACGGCTAAATATGCCAGTGCATTTTATGGCCCTTTTCGCGATGCTTTAGACTCTGCACCCAAAAGTGGAGATAAAAAGACCTATCAGATGAATCCTGCCAATCAACGGGAAGCTTTGATTGAAGCAGATTTAGACGTTGATGAAGGCGCTGATTTTTTAATGGTAAAGCCAGCTTTGGCCTATCTAGATGTAATCAAACTCCTGAAAGATAATTATGCGCAGCCGATCGCCGCCTACAACGTAAGTGGAGAGTATGCCATGTTAAAAGCGGCAGCGGAAAAAGGGTGGTTGGATTATGATCGGGTAATGGCAGAAACGCTGCTCAGTATTAAAAGAGCAGGTGCGGATATTATCCTGACATACCACGCAAAAGAATTTGCGCAGCTCTAA
- a CDS encoding helix-turn-helix domain-containing protein, giving the protein MPIIVNLDVMLAKRKMQSKELAETVGITLANLSILKTGKAKAIRFSTLQAICEALDCQPADILEYQPDE; this is encoded by the coding sequence ATGCCCATCATTGTAAACCTGGACGTAATGTTAGCCAAACGTAAAATGCAAAGTAAAGAGTTGGCGGAGACCGTAGGAATTACCTTAGCCAACCTTTCTATCCTGAAAACCGGTAAAGCTAAGGCAATTAGGTTCAGTACATTACAAGCTATTTGTGAGGCACTTGATTGCCAGCCAGCCGATATTCTTGAGTATCAACCAGACGAATAA
- a CDS encoding CPBP family intramembrane glutamic endopeptidase yields the protein MIIKRNTYWIAAISLGFAVLLALAVPFRRLLSQFFDNEQEIKLMAGIGARLLILFASIYLIRRLRFQNFLGKDWKFEWQNLMPLIIPMLIVSMAIFGDLDTYRNAGISLLSLFLINNLLVATIEEFVFRGLVLPLIIQIRSEKKRLFLVSVSLTALIFGVLHYLNLFREPDNFSGITSQVIFAVCIGIFLGGLMLRTRNIVFPLIIHFLINVGFGKDVLKPQTTEKVTQVADTATDWASIALTLGLFGFIALGGVYMIRLVNRVEILQLINKEN from the coding sequence GTGATTATTAAACGAAACACATATTGGATAGCTGCTATTAGTTTGGGCTTTGCCGTGTTGCTGGCATTAGCCGTACCATTTAGGCGCTTGCTAAGTCAATTCTTTGACAATGAACAAGAAATAAAGCTAATGGCAGGAATTGGGGCAAGACTTTTAATTCTGTTTGCCTCAATTTATCTCATCCGTCGACTTAGGTTTCAGAACTTTTTGGGCAAAGACTGGAAATTTGAGTGGCAAAATTTGATGCCTTTGATAATACCCATGCTGATCGTTTCTATGGCAATATTTGGAGACTTAGATACGTATAGAAACGCTGGAATAAGTCTTTTGAGTCTATTTTTGATTAACAATCTACTGGTTGCGACTATTGAGGAATTTGTATTTAGAGGATTGGTCCTTCCTTTAATTATTCAAATTCGGTCAGAAAAGAAGAGGTTGTTTCTAGTTAGCGTTAGCCTTACCGCATTGATTTTTGGAGTGCTTCATTACCTGAACCTTTTCAGGGAACCAGATAACTTTTCTGGAATCACAAGTCAAGTGATTTTTGCCGTGTGTATCGGCATTTTTTTAGGAGGTTTGATGCTTAGAACTAGAAATATTGTATTTCCATTGATTATCCATTTTTTGATCAACGTAGGTTTCGGCAAAGATGTGCTGAAGCCGCAAACAACTGAAAAGGTAACCCAAGTGGCAGATACGGCAACTGATTGGGCAAGTATAGCATTGACTCTGGGGCTGTTTGGGTTTATTGCTCTAGGCGGAGTTTACATGATTAGACTCGTGAATAGAGTTGAAATTTTACAATTAATAAATAAAGAGAATTAA